From the genome of Chania multitudinisentens RB-25, one region includes:
- a CDS encoding MFS transporter — protein sequence MNTASISIGRSQAIPKLRWLRIVPPILITCIISYMDRVNIAFAMPGGMDKELGITASMAGLAGGIFFIGYLFLQVPGGKLAVNGNGKKFIGWSLLAWAVISALTGLITNQYQLLFLRFALGVSEGGMLPVVLTMISNWFPDKERGRANAIVIMFVPIAGILTAPLSGWVITTWDWRMLFLVEGGLSLLVMVLWYFTISNRPQEAKWISQAEKYYLIKTLHDEQLLIKGKTVRNASLRRVLGDKIMWQLILVNFFYQTGIYGYTLWLPTILKGLTNGNMEQVGWLAILPYVGAIFGMLIISTLSDRTGKRKIFVSLPLACFALCMALSVLLKEHIWWSYAALVGCGVFIQAAAGVFWTIPPKLFNAEVAGGARGVINALGNLGGFCGPYMVGVLISLFSKDVGVYSLAVSLAIASVLALMLPNKCDQNAGSAS from the coding sequence ATGAATACAGCCTCTATTTCTATTGGCCGTAGCCAGGCCATACCTAAATTACGCTGGTTGCGAATAGTTCCTCCTATTCTTATTACCTGCATTATTTCTTATATGGATCGAGTTAATATTGCCTTCGCTATGCCCGGAGGCATGGATAAAGAGTTGGGTATTACCGCTTCCATGGCTGGGTTAGCCGGCGGAATTTTCTTTATCGGCTATCTGTTTCTGCAAGTCCCCGGCGGCAAGCTGGCGGTGAATGGGAACGGTAAAAAGTTTATCGGCTGGTCACTGCTGGCCTGGGCGGTAATTTCGGCGCTCACCGGGCTGATCACCAACCAGTATCAACTGCTGTTTCTGCGTTTCGCCCTCGGTGTCTCAGAAGGCGGGATGCTGCCGGTGGTGCTGACCATGATCAGTAACTGGTTTCCAGACAAGGAACGCGGCCGCGCCAACGCCATTGTGATCATGTTTGTGCCGATCGCCGGCATCCTCACCGCTCCGCTCTCCGGCTGGGTTATCACTACCTGGGACTGGCGCATGCTGTTTCTGGTGGAGGGCGGATTATCGCTGCTGGTGATGGTGCTGTGGTACTTCACCATCAGCAACCGCCCGCAAGAAGCCAAATGGATCTCACAGGCAGAAAAATATTACCTGATCAAAACCCTGCATGACGAACAGTTGCTGATCAAAGGCAAAACGGTACGCAATGCGTCGCTGCGGCGCGTGCTGGGCGACAAGATTATGTGGCAACTGATTCTGGTTAACTTCTTCTACCAGACCGGGATTTATGGCTACACCCTGTGGCTACCGACCATCCTGAAAGGGCTGACCAACGGCAATATGGAACAGGTCGGCTGGCTTGCCATTCTGCCCTATGTCGGTGCCATTTTCGGCATGCTGATCATTTCCACCCTGTCTGACCGCACAGGCAAACGCAAAATCTTTGTTTCCCTACCATTGGCCTGCTTTGCCCTCTGCATGGCGCTGTCGGTGCTGCTGAAAGAGCATATCTGGTGGTCTTATGCCGCCTTGGTCGGCTGCGGCGTCTTTATTCAGGCTGCGGCAGGCGTGTTCTGGACCATCCCACCGAAGCTGTTTAACGCCGAAGTGGCCGGTGGCGCGCGTGGTGTGATCAACGCGCTCGGTAACCTTGGCGGCTTTTGTGGGCCCTATATGGTCGGCGTACTGATCAGCCTGTTCAGCAAAGACGTCGGCGTTTATAGCCTGGCGGTATCGCTGGCGATTGCTTCCGTGCTGGCGCTGATGCTGCCAAACAAATGCGATCAGAACGCGGGGAGTGCGTCATGA
- a CDS encoding NAD(P)/FAD-dependent oxidoreductase — protein MKEKILILGAGFAGMWAALSAARLTNLYDRTDIEITVLAPQPELRIRPRFYEAKVATFAAPLLPLFGVTGVKFLTGTASEIDNKNRQVWYHNAQGQLAAASYDRLILATGSHINPALPGAQQHAFDLDQLESAARLEHHINALADRPESTARNTVVVCGGGFTGIEMATELPARLRAVLGHATPVRVIVVERGSVIGGRYSEQLRGVIEQASNELGVEWLLNAEIMTIDEKGVTLKNGQHIASSTVISTVGVQASALTRQIPAQRDPQGRLHVDQHLRVAGQPEIYATGDVAFAATDDLGNHALMTCQHAIMLGRFVGHNVAADLIGVAPLPYRQVNYVTCLDLGAWGAVYTEGWEQVVKSTREDAKKIKIAITNELIYPPKAEREVAFAAADPLAPFV, from the coding sequence ATGAAAGAAAAAATTCTTATCCTCGGTGCTGGTTTTGCCGGGATGTGGGCAGCCTTGAGCGCGGCGCGGCTGACAAATCTGTACGATCGCACAGACATTGAAATCACCGTGCTGGCCCCACAGCCCGAATTGCGCATTCGCCCGCGTTTCTATGAGGCCAAGGTCGCCACCTTCGCCGCACCGCTGCTGCCGTTATTCGGCGTTACCGGCGTGAAGTTTTTGACCGGTACCGCCAGTGAGATCGATAACAAAAACCGGCAGGTCTGGTATCACAATGCTCAAGGGCAGCTTGCCGCTGCCAGCTATGACCGTCTAATTCTGGCCACCGGTAGCCACATCAACCCTGCGTTACCCGGCGCGCAGCAGCACGCTTTCGATCTGGATCAGTTGGAAAGTGCCGCCCGCTTGGAACACCACATCAATGCCCTCGCTGATCGGCCGGAGAGTACAGCACGTAATACGGTGGTCGTCTGCGGCGGTGGGTTTACCGGTATTGAGATGGCCACCGAGTTACCTGCACGTTTGCGAGCCGTGCTGGGACATGCCACGCCGGTACGAGTGATTGTCGTCGAACGCGGCTCGGTGATTGGCGGGCGCTACAGCGAGCAACTGCGCGGCGTTATCGAGCAGGCCTCCAACGAACTCGGGGTGGAATGGTTGCTCAATGCTGAGATTATGACGATCGATGAGAAAGGCGTTACCTTGAAAAACGGTCAACATATCGCCTCCAGCACCGTGATCTCAACCGTGGGCGTACAGGCCAGTGCGCTAACCCGGCAGATCCCAGCGCAGCGCGATCCACAGGGCCGGTTACATGTTGATCAACATTTACGCGTCGCAGGCCAGCCAGAGATTTATGCCACTGGGGATGTAGCCTTCGCCGCCACCGACGATCTGGGCAATCACGCCCTGATGACCTGTCAGCACGCTATTATGTTGGGGCGTTTTGTCGGCCATAACGTGGCCGCCGATCTGATAGGCGTTGCCCCCCTGCCTTACCGCCAGGTGAATTATGTTACCTGTCTGGATCTGGGAGCCTGGGGAGCGGTCTACACCGAAGGTTGGGAACAGGTGGTTAAATCCACCCGGGAAGACGCCAAGAAAATCAAAATCGCTATCACCAACGAATTGATCTATCCGCCGAAAGCAGAACGAGAAGTGGCCTTTGCCGCCGCCGACCCATTAGCGCCTTTTGTTTGA
- the araD gene encoding L-ribulose-5-phosphate 4-epimerase: MLTLPQLKQQVLEANLDLPRHKLVTFTWGNVSAVDRERGLVVIKPSGVEYAQMTADDMVVVDLATGRTQEGSKKPSSDTATHLMLYREFTDIGGIVHTHSRHATIWAQAGLDIPAWGTTHADYFYGTIPCTRLMTADEIEQDYERETGRVIIETFHQRGLKPSAIPAVLVNAHGPFAWGKDAHDAVHNAVVLEEIAYMGIFSRQLTPGINSMQQVLLDKHYQRKHGKHAYYGQ, translated from the coding sequence ATGTTAACTCTGCCGCAACTCAAACAGCAGGTGCTGGAAGCCAACCTCGATCTGCCGCGCCATAAGCTGGTGACCTTCACCTGGGGCAACGTCAGCGCGGTCGATCGTGAACGCGGGCTGGTGGTGATCAAACCCTCCGGCGTGGAATATGCGCAAATGACGGCAGACGATATGGTGGTGGTCGATCTCGCCACTGGCCGCACGCAGGAAGGCAGCAAAAAACCTTCTTCGGATACCGCTACCCACTTGATGCTGTACCGCGAGTTCACTGATATCGGCGGGATCGTGCATACCCACTCGCGCCACGCCACCATCTGGGCGCAGGCCGGGCTGGATATTCCGGCCTGGGGCACCACCCATGCCGATTACTTCTACGGCACCATTCCCTGCACCCGTTTGATGACCGCCGACGAGATCGAACAGGATTATGAACGGGAAACCGGCCGGGTGATTATTGAAACCTTCCATCAGCGCGGCCTCAAACCAAGCGCTATCCCGGCGGTGCTGGTTAACGCCCATGGGCCGTTTGCCTGGGGCAAAGATGCGCACGATGCGGTGCACAATGCAGTAGTGCTGGAGGAAATTGCCTATATGGGGATATTTTCACGCCAGTTAACGCCGGGTATCAACAGTATGCAGCAGGTGCTATTGGATAAACATTACCAGCGCAAACATGGCAAACACGCTTATTACGGGCAGTAG
- a CDS encoding L-ribulose-5-phosphate 3-epimerase, with product MRQHPLGIYEKALPKHLSWPERLALAKACGFDFVEMSVDESDERLARLNWSKEQRLSLVSATLETGITIPSMCLSGHRRFPFGSHDEATRQQAYRIMEQAIQLAKDVGIRTIQLAGYDVYYEQQSAGTLARFTEGLQWAVERAAAAQVMLAVEIMDTALMNSISKWKTWDACLASPWFTVYPDVGNLSAWGNNVAQELKLGIDRIAAIHLKDTFPVTDTSPGQFRDVPFGEGCVDFTALFRTLKQLNYRGAFLIEMWTETADEPVAEIVQARRFIEQKMQQGGITC from the coding sequence ATGCGTCAGCACCCATTAGGAATTTATGAAAAAGCCCTGCCGAAGCACCTGAGCTGGCCGGAACGACTGGCGCTGGCTAAAGCCTGTGGTTTTGATTTTGTCGAGATGTCGGTAGATGAAAGTGACGAACGGCTGGCTCGCCTGAATTGGAGCAAAGAACAGCGCCTTTCGCTGGTGAGTGCAACGCTGGAAACCGGCATCACCATTCCATCGATGTGCCTTTCCGGCCACCGCCGCTTTCCGTTTGGTAGCCATGATGAAGCCACGCGCCAGCAGGCTTACCGCATCATGGAGCAGGCGATCCAACTGGCAAAAGACGTCGGTATCCGCACCATTCAACTCGCCGGTTACGACGTCTATTACGAACAGCAGAGCGCAGGCACCCTTGCTCGCTTCACCGAGGGTTTGCAGTGGGCGGTAGAACGTGCCGCCGCCGCACAGGTGATGCTGGCGGTAGAAATTATGGATACCGCCTTGATGAACTCGATCAGCAAATGGAAAACCTGGGACGCCTGCCTAGCCTCGCCGTGGTTCACCGTTTACCCGGACGTCGGCAACCTCAGTGCCTGGGGCAACAATGTCGCGCAGGAGCTGAAACTGGGCATCGACCGCATCGCCGCCATTCATCTTAAAGATACCTTCCCGGTCACCGACACCTCACCGGGCCAGTTCCGCGATGTGCCTTTTGGCGAAGGCTGCGTGGATTTTACGGCGCTGTTCCGCACGCTGAAACAGCTCAACTATCGCGGTGCTTTCCTGATTGAAATGTGGACCGAAACAGCCGACGAGCCGGTGGCCGAGATCGTGCAGGCGCGCCGCTTTATCGAACAGAAAATGCAGCAAGGAGGAATCACATGTTAA
- a CDS encoding RrF2 family transcriptional regulator produces MAFYSSGVEYGIHSLMCMVDGKGEGREMSVREIAELQGVPYDYLAKIFTKLSKAQLVESTEGKGGGFRLAKPAEQITVLDIVAAIDGEKSIFDCKEIRQRLAVFDESAPEWACEGLCGVRQVMLVAQQRMEEALSQHTVLDLVRRMFRKAPDVFPIQIEEWIDRRRND; encoded by the coding sequence ATGGCGTTCTACAGTTCCGGGGTGGAGTACGGTATCCATAGCCTGATGTGTATGGTTGATGGCAAGGGAGAGGGGCGCGAAATGAGCGTCCGTGAAATCGCTGAGTTACAGGGCGTTCCCTATGACTATCTGGCCAAGATTTTCACCAAGCTGTCTAAAGCTCAACTGGTTGAAAGCACCGAGGGCAAAGGGGGCGGCTTCCGGCTGGCAAAACCGGCCGAGCAGATTACCGTGCTGGATATTGTGGCGGCTATCGACGGTGAAAAATCGATTTTTGACTGCAAAGAGATCCGCCAACGCTTGGCCGTATTTGATGAATCTGCACCGGAGTGGGCCTGCGAAGGTCTGTGCGGAGTGCGTCAGGTGATGCTGGTCGCCCAGCAACGTATGGAGGAGGCGTTGTCGCAGCATACCGTGCTGGATTTAGTGCGGCGGATGTTTAGAAAAGCGCCAGACGTATTCCCGATTCAGATTGAAGAGTGGATCGACCGTCGCCGTAATGATTGA
- a CDS encoding YhcH/YjgK/YiaL family protein: MIFSHIAHTAAEHYPPAIANAVAYLQKTDFTALPAGRYEDAETGYVVQILDLYTQAKNTLRPEVHRKNIDVQFLVSGTELIGVAIDNGHNVIEQELLEQRDIIFYQDMEDESWLTMQPGNFAVFFPQDVHRPACINQHPCNIRKVVVKIPLALFIKTNE; the protein is encoded by the coding sequence ATGATATTCAGCCATATTGCCCATACGGCAGCAGAGCATTATCCCCCGGCCATCGCTAACGCCGTGGCTTATTTGCAGAAAACCGACTTCACCGCCCTGCCCGCCGGGCGTTATGAAGATGCAGAAACCGGCTATGTAGTGCAGATACTGGACCTATACACCCAAGCCAAAAACACGCTGCGCCCAGAGGTACACCGCAAAAATATCGACGTACAGTTTCTGGTGAGCGGCACCGAACTTATCGGCGTTGCCATCGATAACGGTCATAACGTTATCGAGCAGGAGTTATTAGAACAGCGCGACATTATTTTTTATCAAGACATGGAGGATGAATCTTGGCTGACCATGCAGCCGGGTAATTTTGCGGTATTTTTTCCGCAGGACGTTCATCGCCCAGCCTGTATTAACCAACACCCATGCAATATTAGAAAAGTGGTGGTGAAAATACCGCTGGCATTATTTATTAAGACGAATGAATAA
- the ulaD gene encoding 3-keto-L-gulonate-6-phosphate decarboxylase UlaD: MTSKPRLQLALDHTSLDAALHTAERLHPYVDIIEAGTILCISAGIQAVRALRERCPQHTLVADLKVADAGATLAEQAFAQGANWMTVICAAPLATMASAQAVAARHQGEIQIELFGRWTLEDAKRWLDLGIRQAIYHRGRDAQASGQTWSKQDLDIMKALSDMGIELSITGGITPADLPLFKDIAVTAFIAGRALAEAADPIAAARQFHSAINDIWRG, encoded by the coding sequence ATGACCAGCAAACCGCGCCTGCAACTGGCGCTCGATCACACCAGCCTGGATGCCGCCCTGCACACGGCCGAACGCCTGCATCCGTATGTCGACATTATCGAGGCAGGCACCATTTTGTGCATCAGCGCCGGGATCCAGGCGGTGCGCGCCCTGCGTGAGCGCTGCCCGCAACATACGCTGGTGGCCGATCTGAAGGTGGCCGATGCCGGCGCTACGTTGGCAGAGCAAGCCTTTGCGCAGGGCGCTAACTGGATGACCGTGATCTGCGCCGCCCCCTTAGCCACCATGGCCAGCGCGCAGGCAGTGGCAGCGCGCCATCAGGGGGAAATTCAGATCGAACTATTTGGCCGCTGGACGCTGGAGGATGCTAAACGCTGGCTTGATCTCGGTATCAGGCAGGCGATTTACCACCGGGGGCGTGATGCTCAGGCCAGCGGACAAACCTGGAGCAAACAGGATCTCGACATCATGAAAGCACTTTCAGATATGGGGATTGAGCTGTCGATCACCGGCGGCATTACCCCAGCCGATTTACCGTTATTTAAAGACATCGCCGTTACGGCGTTTATCGCCGGGCGAGCGTTGGCCGAAGCCGCCGATCCGATCGCCGCTGCGCGCCAGTTCCATAGCGCCATTAATGATATTTGGAGAGGTTGA
- a CDS encoding SMP-30/gluconolactonase/LRE family protein, whose translation MIEQPLERLCSPAIWAEGPVWLPQQDAVVFSDVKGNRMFHWARNGELSLWRSPAHYANGNARDAEGRVITCEHGRRAISRTEHDGSLTLLVERVDGKRFNSPNDVVVRSDGTLWFTDPPYGIIGDEEGYKAESQVVGCYLYCFDPRDNALHIAASDLQRPNGLAFSPDERLLYVADMSIVDFPTLGRRELRVCPVEGFKLGASSHFAQVAPGFPDGFCLDATGNLFCSCADGVIIFNPQGKQIGKIPVPECVSNCTFGGPDGNELYITATTSLYRVVLNTRG comes from the coding sequence ATGATTGAACAACCACTTGAACGCTTATGCTCACCTGCCATCTGGGCCGAAGGCCCGGTATGGCTGCCACAGCAAGATGCCGTGGTGTTTAGCGACGTGAAGGGCAACCGTATGTTTCACTGGGCGCGTAACGGGGAACTCAGCCTGTGGCGTTCCCCTGCGCATTATGCCAACGGCAATGCCCGGGATGCTGAAGGGCGCGTCATCACCTGCGAACACGGGCGGCGCGCCATCAGCCGCACCGAGCATGACGGCAGCCTCACCTTGCTGGTTGAACGCGTGGACGGTAAACGTTTCAACTCCCCCAACGACGTCGTGGTGCGCTCTGACGGCACGCTGTGGTTTACCGATCCCCCCTACGGCATCATCGGTGATGAAGAGGGGTATAAAGCGGAAAGCCAGGTGGTCGGCTGTTACCTGTATTGCTTCGATCCGCGCGATAACGCACTGCACATTGCCGCCAGCGATCTGCAACGGCCAAACGGGTTAGCTTTCTCGCCGGATGAACGCCTGCTGTACGTAGCCGATATGTCAATTGTCGATTTCCCTACGCTTGGCCGCCGTGAACTGCGGGTGTGCCCGGTAGAGGGGTTCAAGCTGGGGGCCAGCAGCCATTTCGCCCAGGTTGCTCCTGGCTTTCCAGACGGTTTCTGCCTTGATGCCACTGGCAACCTGTTTTGCAGCTGTGCCGACGGGGTGATTATTTTCAATCCTCAAGGTAAACAAATCGGCAAAATTCCGGTGCCAGAATGCGTTTCCAATTGCACCTTCGGTGGGCCAGACGGTAATGAACTGTACATTACGGCCACCACATCGCTCTATCGGGTAGTCTTGAATACCCGCGGATAA
- a CDS encoding FGGY-family carbohydrate kinase: MKYWLGLDCGGTFIKAGLYDPQGKELGIARRSLAIIAPQPGWAERDMPALWQAAAGVIREVLEYVGIPAASIQGVGISAQGKGLFLLDKQGQPLGNAILSSDQRALTLVQAWQKAGIPPILYQQTRQTLWSGHPVSLLRWVKQHQPERYRQIGSVLMAHDYLRYCLTGELACEETNISESNLYQMAQGRYDLALAQQLGISETMTALPPIVGSTEIAGWINSAAAAATGLLAGTPVVGGVFDVVSTALCAGLQDETRLNAVMGTWSVTSGITQTIETGFDHPFVYGRYAEAGKYIVHEASPTSAANLEWFCQQWGLHDYQQLNHWVAALPKAGSQLLFAPFLYGSNAGLGLSASFHGLQAFHQREHLVQAIFEGVVFCHMTHLNLMLQRFPHTKALRVTGGPAKSAPWMQMLADVSGLPLELPQVEETGCLGAAMVAMVGTGAFHDLAAAQLVLAPRLKTVLPDQQAQEAYQQKYQRYQALIGALRALQNSGSKEVL, translated from the coding sequence ATGAAATATTGGTTAGGGCTCGATTGCGGTGGCACTTTTATCAAAGCCGGACTGTATGACCCGCAGGGAAAGGAACTGGGTATTGCCCGCAGGAGCCTGGCGATTATCGCCCCACAGCCCGGCTGGGCTGAACGGGATATGCCTGCGTTATGGCAGGCCGCCGCCGGGGTGATTCGCGAAGTGTTGGAATACGTCGGTATTCCGGCCGCAAGCATTCAGGGCGTGGGCATTTCTGCTCAGGGGAAAGGGTTGTTCCTGCTGGATAAACAGGGCCAACCGTTGGGAAATGCCATACTTTCTTCCGATCAACGGGCGTTGACGCTGGTGCAAGCGTGGCAAAAAGCCGGTATTCCTCCCATTCTGTATCAGCAAACCCGGCAAACGCTGTGGAGCGGCCACCCGGTTTCACTGTTGCGCTGGGTGAAACAGCATCAGCCGGAGCGCTATCGCCAAATCGGCAGCGTGCTGATGGCCCACGATTATCTGCGCTATTGCCTGACCGGCGAACTGGCCTGCGAAGAAACCAATATCTCTGAATCCAATCTGTACCAGATGGCTCAAGGCCGTTATGACCTGGCGCTGGCGCAGCAGCTCGGTATCAGTGAAACGATGACAGCCCTGCCCCCTATCGTCGGCTCAACCGAGATTGCCGGATGGATCAATTCTGCCGCCGCCGCAGCAACCGGCCTGCTGGCAGGTACGCCCGTGGTCGGTGGGGTGTTCGATGTAGTATCCACCGCGCTGTGTGCCGGGTTGCAGGACGAAACCCGGCTGAATGCGGTCATGGGCACCTGGTCGGTCACCAGCGGGATTACCCAGACGATCGAAACCGGTTTTGATCACCCGTTTGTCTATGGCCGTTATGCCGAAGCGGGCAAATATATCGTTCACGAAGCCAGCCCAACCTCTGCCGCCAATCTGGAATGGTTTTGCCAGCAATGGGGGCTGCACGATTACCAGCAACTCAACCACTGGGTGGCAGCCTTACCCAAAGCAGGCAGTCAATTGCTGTTCGCCCCGTTCCTGTACGGCTCCAATGCCGGGCTCGGCCTGAGCGCCAGCTTCCATGGCCTGCAAGCCTTCCACCAACGTGAGCATCTGGTGCAAGCGATCTTCGAAGGGGTGGTGTTCTGTCATATGACCCATCTGAACCTTATGTTGCAACGTTTCCCACACACTAAAGCACTGCGCGTCACCGGCGGCCCGGCAAAGTCTGCCCCGTGGATGCAAATGCTGGCTGACGTCAGCGGCCTGCCGCTGGAACTGCCGCAGGTGGAAGAAACCGGCTGCCTGGGGGCGGCGATGGTGGCAATGGTCGGCACCGGCGCATTTCACGACCTGGCCGCGGCCCAGTTAGTTCTGGCCCCACGCCTCAAAACCGTGCTGCCGGACCAGCAGGCCCAGGAAGCTTACCAGCAGAAATACCAACGTTATCAGGCGCTGATCGGCGCATTACGGGCACTGCAAAACAGTGGTTCCAAGGAGGTTCTATGA
- a CDS encoding substrate-binding domain-containing protein codes for MKHFWILPGFTTLLLTTAPVWADAYLDQATAAVNKATASASQWNGPTSGPRLLPNKKIIFIASDMKNGGVQGVQQGLSEAAKAAGWQLETLDGGGSVKDQLSSLNQAIAQKPDGIVIGGWNPNVAKIPLKKAIQQGIVLTAWHAVPEPGPIAKYDVFYNVTSDSNEVARIAAQYAVVQSGGQANVLIFTDSLYQIALDKANVMKEEIGKCRGCTVLEFIDTPLADTASRMPTMTFSLLQKYGDKFQYALAINDLYFDFMAPALKTAGKGGSHAPYNISAGDGSISAYQRIRSGDSQSATVPEPLKLHGWQLLDEFNRAFAKQPPSGYVTPAHLVTRDNVASDGGANNLYDPQNGYQGHYKAIWGVK; via the coding sequence ATGAAACATTTTTGGATATTACCAGGGTTCACCACGTTACTGTTAACCACTGCACCGGTATGGGCTGATGCCTATCTCGATCAGGCCACCGCTGCGGTGAACAAGGCCACGGCCAGCGCCAGCCAGTGGAATGGCCCCACCAGCGGCCCGCGGTTGCTGCCGAATAAAAAAATCATTTTTATTGCTTCCGATATGAAGAACGGCGGCGTGCAGGGGGTACAGCAAGGGCTGAGCGAAGCCGCCAAAGCGGCGGGCTGGCAGTTGGAAACGCTAGACGGCGGTGGTTCGGTAAAGGATCAGTTGTCATCGCTCAATCAGGCAATCGCCCAGAAACCTGACGGCATTGTCATTGGCGGCTGGAACCCTAACGTAGCCAAAATCCCGCTCAAAAAGGCGATCCAGCAAGGCATCGTGCTGACCGCCTGGCACGCAGTGCCAGAACCCGGCCCAATCGCCAAATATGACGTGTTCTATAACGTCACCTCCGATTCCAATGAGGTGGCGCGCATCGCTGCGCAATACGCTGTGGTGCAATCCGGTGGGCAGGCCAACGTGCTGATCTTTACCGATTCGCTGTACCAAATCGCATTGGATAAAGCCAATGTGATGAAAGAAGAAATCGGCAAATGCCGTGGTTGCACCGTGCTGGAATTTATCGATACGCCGCTGGCAGATACTGCCAGCCGTATGCCAACCATGACGTTCAGCCTGTTGCAGAAATACGGCGACAAATTCCAGTACGCACTGGCGATCAACGATCTGTACTTCGATTTTATGGCTCCGGCGCTGAAAACCGCCGGTAAAGGAGGCAGCCATGCCCCGTATAACATCTCGGCCGGTGATGGTTCGATTTCTGCCTATCAGCGTATCCGTTCAGGAGACAGCCAGTCTGCCACCGTGCCAGAACCACTGAAACTGCATGGCTGGCAGTTGCTGGATGAATTCAACCGCGCCTTTGCCAAACAGCCGCCTTCTGGCTATGTCACACCGGCGCATCTGGTCACCCGTGATAATGTCGCCAGCGATGGCGGTGCCAATAACCTGTACGACCCGCAGAACGGCTATCAAGGGCATTACAAAGCCATCTGGGGCGTGAAGTAA
- the yiaK gene encoding 3-dehydro-L-gulonate 2-dehydrogenase, producing MRVSYTELKQQFKRVLLARGVVEATADACAEMFAETTESGVYSHGVNRFPRFIQQLEAGDIIPDAKPSKLLALGAIEQWDAQQGIGNLIARQMMDRAMQLADRHGIGLVALRNANHWMRGGSYGWQAAEKGYIGICWTNSIAVMPPWGAKECRIGTNPLIVAVPSNPITMVDMSMSMFSYGALETHRLAGNTLPVEGGFDNDGNLTRDPATIEQNRRILPMGYWKGSALSVVLDMVATLLSGGHSVAEITEDNRDEYAVSQVFIAIEIERLIDGKTRDEKLQRIMDYITSAERDNPEAAIRLPGHKFPPIRAENQRNGIPVDDRIWARIQAL from the coding sequence ATGAGAGTGAGTTACACCGAATTAAAGCAACAATTCAAACGCGTGCTGCTGGCGCGAGGCGTAGTGGAAGCAACGGCAGATGCGTGCGCCGAGATGTTTGCTGAAACCACCGAAAGCGGTGTTTATTCCCACGGTGTGAACCGTTTTCCCCGTTTTATTCAGCAGTTGGAGGCTGGCGACATCATCCCCGACGCTAAACCGAGCAAACTGCTGGCGCTGGGTGCTATCGAGCAATGGGATGCGCAGCAAGGGATCGGCAACCTGATTGCCCGCCAGATGATGGATCGTGCCATGCAGTTGGCCGATCGGCATGGCATCGGCCTGGTGGCGCTGCGTAATGCCAACCACTGGATGCGCGGCGGTAGCTATGGTTGGCAGGCAGCGGAAAAAGGTTACATCGGTATCTGCTGGACGAATTCGATTGCCGTGATGCCGCCCTGGGGAGCTAAAGAGTGCCGCATCGGCACCAATCCGCTGATCGTGGCCGTGCCGAGTAACCCAATCACCATGGTGGATATGTCGATGTCGATGTTCTCTTACGGCGCATTGGAAACCCACCGTTTGGCAGGCAACACGTTGCCGGTGGAGGGCGGCTTTGACAATGATGGCAACCTGACGCGTGATCCGGCCACCATTGAACAGAATCGGCGTATTTTACCCATGGGTTATTGGAAAGGTTCAGCGCTCTCGGTGGTGCTGGATATGGTTGCCACCCTGCTGTCTGGCGGCCATTCCGTTGCGGAAATCACCGAAGATAACCGCGATGAATACGCTGTTTCACAGGTGTTTATCGCCATTGAGATCGAACGCCTGATCGACGGCAAAACGCGCGATGAAAAATTGCAGCGCATCATGGATTACATCACCAGCGCCGAGCGCGATAACCCCGAGGCTGCGATTCGCCTGCCGGGCCACAAATTCCCGCCTATTCGTGCCGAAAACCAGCGTAACGGTATTCCGGTTGACGATCGCATCTGGGCGCGCATTCAGGCGCTCTAA